One Lepus europaeus isolate LE1 chromosome X, mLepTim1.pri, whole genome shotgun sequence genomic window carries:
- the LOC133753587 gene encoding DDB1- and CUL4-associated factor 12-like protein 2, translating into MAPQQRGSRKRKATALQAAARSSSSQGSAGADGEGPQLPKKQRRPATRRSLVHYLKDREVGMRGSAGLPGFERQLSSHVVRGLPRMLTERPLALGTLNKVFASQWLNARQVVCGTKCNTLFVLDVHSGHITRLPLMRDRVPALVRAKPGCGIHAIELNPSKTLLATGGENPNSLAIYQLPTLDPVCLGDRQGHSDWIFAIAWISDNMVVSGSRDGTVALWRLDFDIFNDSVVRRNAMGSPMFAHIRPSAVEDIPKASTNSCHHQVRSLAFSSQNQELGAVSLDGYFHLWKPRSNLSRLLSVRLPYFRENVCLTYCEELSLYAVGSESHVSFIDPRQGQHNIRPLCCREGGTCVRSLSFYHDIITVGTGHGSLLFYDVRAQKFLEERGDAVLDSSPGSPRRQLKLTCGRGWLKHDGLWSNYLSGVDELTNALYTHCYNWPEMKLFVAGGPLLSVLHGNYAGLWS; encoded by the coding sequence ATGGCCCCGCAGCAAAGAGGTAGCAGGAAGCGGAAAGCGACCGCGCTCCAGGCCGCTGCCAGGAGCTCATCCTCGCAGGGGTCGGCCGGGGCAGACGGAGAGGGCCCCCAGCTACCTAAGAAGCAGAGGAGGCCGGCGACTCGTCGCTCGCTGGTGCACTACCTGAAGGACCGCGAGGTCGGTATGCGGGGCAGCGCGGGGCTCCCGGGCTTCGAGCGCCAGCTGAGCAGCCACGTGGTGCGGGGCCTGCCTAGGATGTTGACGGAGCGCCCGCTGGCCCTGGGCACCCTCAACAAGGTGTTCGCGTCGCAGTGGCTGAATGCCAGGCAGGTGGTGTGCGGCACCAAGTGCAACACGCTCTTCGTGCTGGACGTGCACTCGGGCCACATCACGCGCCTCCCCCTGATGCGGGACAGGGTGCCGGCGCTGGTTCGAGCCAAGCCGGGCTGCGGCATCCACGCCATCGAGCTGAATCCCTCCAAGACGCTTCTGGCCACGGGGGGCGAAAACCCCAATAGTCTGGCCATCTACCAGCTGCCCACCCTGGACCCCGTGTGTTTGGGCGACCGCCAGGGCCACAGCGACTGGATCTTTGCCATCGCCTGGATCAGCGACAACATGGTTGTGAGCGGCTCCCGCGACGGCACCGTGGCGTTATGGCGGCTGGACTTTGACATTTTCAATGATAGTGTAGTTAGGCGCAATGCCATGGGGTCCCCCATGTTTGCCCACATCCGCCCCAGTGCCGTGGAAGACATCCCCAAGGCCAGCACAAACTCCTGTCACCACCAGGTGCGTTCTCTTGCCTTcagcagccagaaccaggagctgggagccgtATCCCTGGACGGCTACTTCCACCTGTGGAAACCTCGCAGCAACCTGTCCAGGCTGCTGTCCGTCAGGCTGCCCTACTTCCGAGAGAACGTGTGCCTGACCTACTGCGAGGAGTTGTCCCTGTACGCGGTGGGCTCCGAGTCCCATGTCTCCTTCATAGATCCGCGCCAGGGCCAGCACAACATCCGCCCGCTGTGCTGCCGGGAAGGTGGCACCTGCGTCCGTTCGCTGAGCTTCTACCACGACATCATCACCGTGGGAACGGGCCACGGCTCCCTGCTCTTCTATGACGTCCGCGCCCAGAAGTTCCTGGAGGAGAGAGGCGACGCCGTCCTGGACTCCTCTCCAGGGTCTCCGAGGAGGCAGCTCAAGCTCACCTGTGGCAGAGGCTGGCTCAAACACGATGGACTCTGGTCAAACTACTTAAGTGGTGTGGACGAATTGACAAATGCGCTCTACACCCACTGCTACAACTGGCCAGAGATGAAGCTCTTCGTGGCGGGGGGgcctctcctttctgtcctcCATGGGAACTACGCGGGCCTGTGGAGCTAA